A part of Aquibium oceanicum genomic DNA contains:
- a CDS encoding enoyl-CoA hydratase/isomerase family protein yields MGYRYIITEQDEHGIVTVTLNDPEAKNAVSPEMNEEIVAEVERIDRDPSARVMILTGSGRIFCSGGNIKKMIEKGKVLEAEAPSPRDQLSPIDVGIRKVVNSLRSLSKPAIAAVNGPAVGSGIGLAAGCDIRIASSEAKFGWVFVRRGIVPDDMSLALVQQLIGYANAFEWGVTGRTIDAARAKEIGFVGHVVAPEQLMATSRALALEISQNCPPLTVQTFKLVLGESIGQTLEDSARLVAKAQEFVGATEDHHEALRAYGERRTPVWKGR; encoded by the coding sequence ATGGGCTATCGATACATCATCACGGAACAGGACGAGCACGGCATCGTAACGGTGACGTTGAATGATCCCGAGGCCAAGAACGCCGTCAGCCCGGAAATGAACGAGGAGATCGTCGCGGAGGTCGAGCGCATCGACCGCGACCCGTCCGCGCGCGTGATGATCCTCACCGGCTCGGGGCGCATCTTCTGCTCAGGCGGCAACATCAAGAAGATGATCGAGAAGGGCAAGGTTCTCGAAGCCGAAGCGCCGTCGCCGCGCGACCAGCTGTCGCCCATCGACGTGGGTATCCGCAAGGTGGTCAACAGCCTGCGGAGTCTGTCGAAGCCGGCGATCGCGGCCGTAAACGGTCCCGCCGTTGGCTCCGGGATCGGCCTCGCCGCCGGATGCGATATCCGGATCGCCTCGTCGGAGGCCAAGTTCGGCTGGGTATTCGTGCGCCGCGGTATAGTCCCCGACGACATGAGCCTCGCCCTCGTGCAGCAGCTGATCGGCTACGCCAATGCTTTTGAATGGGGCGTTACCGGGCGCACGATCGACGCCGCCCGAGCCAAGGAGATCGGCTTCGTGGGCCACGTCGTGGCGCCGGAACAGCTGATGGCGACCAGCCGCGCGCTGGCGCTGGAGATCAGCCAGAACTGCCCGCCGCTGACGGTGCAGACTTTCAAATTGGTGCTGGGTGAATCGATCGGGCAGACGCTGGAGGATTCGGCGCGCCTGGTTGCCAAGGCCCAGGAGTTCGTTGGCGCCACCGAGGATCACCACGAAGCTCTGAGAGCGTATGGCGAGAGACGTACGCCGGTTTGGAAGGGACGTTGA
- a CDS encoding MaoC family dehydratase has protein sequence MSTSRTMRFEDVRIGDAETPIEFQFSLTSLVRYAAATWDFHPYHYDTEFVRRFGMPAPVADGQMLGALMARMMMSWGGDDAYLRRLGYRQRQPVFAGETVVFEGRVVSKSAQSGAGLVDAVLTARKTDGTVVISDAAATIELASAALSQQDIRGAS, from the coding sequence GTGAGCACCTCACGCACAATGCGCTTCGAGGACGTCCGCATCGGCGATGCGGAAACGCCGATCGAGTTCCAGTTCAGCCTGACGTCTCTTGTCCGATACGCGGCTGCCACCTGGGACTTTCATCCCTACCACTACGACACGGAGTTCGTTCGACGCTTCGGCATGCCGGCGCCAGTGGCGGATGGTCAGATGCTGGGCGCACTCATGGCCCGCATGATGATGTCGTGGGGCGGCGACGACGCCTATCTGCGGCGCCTCGGCTACCGCCAGCGCCAGCCGGTATTTGCCGGCGAGACCGTGGTCTTCGAGGGCCGCGTCGTGTCGAAGTCCGCTCAGTCGGGCGCGGGTCTGGTGGACGCGGTGCTCACGGCGAGAAAGACGGACGGTACTGTCGTGATCTCCGACGCCGCCGCAACGATCGAACTGGCTTCGGCCGCACTATCACAGCAAGACATTCGAGGCGCTTCATGA
- a CDS encoding CaiB/BaiF CoA transferase family protein, with protein MTIASEHNSRPETHAAQLGRGALGALSVVEFGEGTAAAYTAKLLADFGADVVKVERPQGDPTRRRGPFPDGKPDPDASGLFMYLNANKRGVVLDVEAGEGAEALDRLLKSVDIFVTDVAPNVLRAAGCDPEALRRRHPRLIVATLSPFGRGGPWSDWRGDELIAYAASGMAYGTPGIPDAAEDLDGEPPLHPSCFASETIAGASAAVAVMTAVTGRRHTGEGCHLDLSFQAASAAVQIRDLMPASYGSAVYNRLLNPTSIGRMPNFYLSCQDGYVTIAAPMDIHWNRLAEAMGNPEWARSADFATEPARARNWIELRERLATWAMGCTRAQLQSIGERYGLMMFPFHSIRQMAESDHARDRASLVDFSVGNRPAQMPGAPFKMAATPWSLRRPAPRFSPEDDAGIAPIGEVA; from the coding sequence ATGACTATCGCGTCTGAACACAACTCCCGTCCCGAGACACACGCCGCGCAACTGGGGCGGGGGGCATTGGGCGCCCTGTCCGTCGTGGAGTTCGGAGAAGGCACCGCTGCCGCCTACACCGCCAAGCTTCTTGCCGATTTCGGAGCGGACGTGGTGAAGGTCGAGAGGCCGCAAGGAGACCCGACACGCAGGCGTGGACCGTTCCCGGACGGCAAGCCCGATCCGGATGCAAGCGGCCTCTTCATGTATCTCAATGCCAACAAGCGCGGCGTTGTGCTCGACGTGGAGGCGGGCGAAGGCGCCGAAGCGCTGGACCGGCTTCTCAAGTCGGTCGACATTTTCGTCACCGACGTCGCGCCTAACGTTCTGCGAGCGGCAGGCTGCGACCCGGAGGCGTTGCGCAGACGCCATCCCCGACTGATCGTGGCCACGCTTTCGCCTTTCGGACGTGGCGGTCCCTGGAGCGACTGGAGGGGCGACGAGCTGATCGCCTATGCCGCGAGCGGCATGGCTTATGGTACGCCCGGCATTCCGGATGCTGCCGAAGACCTCGACGGTGAGCCGCCGCTGCACCCCTCCTGCTTTGCAAGCGAGACGATCGCCGGGGCCTCCGCGGCCGTTGCCGTGATGACGGCCGTGACGGGCCGGCGACATACCGGTGAGGGCTGCCATCTCGACCTCAGCTTTCAGGCTGCGTCCGCGGCTGTGCAGATCAGGGATCTCATGCCGGCTTCGTACGGCAGCGCGGTCTACAACCGGCTCCTCAATCCGACTTCCATTGGGCGCATGCCGAACTTCTACCTTTCGTGCCAGGACGGCTACGTCACGATCGCGGCACCGATGGACATACACTGGAACCGCCTCGCAGAGGCGATGGGTAATCCCGAATGGGCGCGTAGCGCCGATTTCGCTACCGAGCCGGCAAGGGCCAGGAACTGGATCGAGTTGAGGGAAAGGCTGGCTACGTGGGCAATGGGCTGTACGCGTGCTCAGTTGCAGAGCATCGGAGAGCGGTACGGGCTCATGATGTTCCCGTTCCACTCGATCCGCCAGATGGCCGAATCCGATCATGCCCGAGACAGGGCGAGCCTCGTCGATTTTTCGGTCGGAAACAGGCCGGCGCAGATGCCTGGCGCGCCGTTCAAAATGGCGGCGACACCGTGGAGCCTTCGTCGCCCGGCGCCACGCTTTTCGCCTGAAGACGATGCAGGCATTGCGCCGATCGGGGAAGTCGCATGA
- a CDS encoding FAS1-like dehydratase domain-containing protein, with protein MSEDLDERLLAHVGREQTFTAPEPLGEAAVRYFALATEDANPLYSDTARAGLSKHRGMIAPPTLICETNQILGGEPGRGSDGVEWDLPLEGRRFMRSGNTYEFVQPARPGDRVSVTWRIVDIVERRTRGGDSAVFVTSRADYTNQNGETLATNVEANVYLK; from the coding sequence ATGAGCGAGGATCTCGACGAGCGCCTGCTTGCTCACGTCGGCAGAGAGCAGACATTCACCGCACCGGAGCCATTAGGCGAGGCGGCGGTGCGCTACTTCGCGCTGGCGACCGAAGACGCCAATCCGCTCTACAGCGACACCGCGCGCGCCGGTCTCAGCAAGCACCGTGGCATGATCGCGCCGCCCACGCTGATCTGCGAGACCAACCAGATTCTCGGGGGCGAGCCGGGTCGCGGCTCCGACGGCGTCGAGTGGGATCTCCCACTCGAGGGACGCCGGTTCATGCGCAGCGGCAACACCTACGAGTTCGTCCAGCCGGCGAGGCCAGGAGATCGCGTCTCCGTGACGTGGAGGATCGTGGACATCGTTGAACGTCGGACGCGCGGCGGAGACTCCGCTGTCTTCGTGACGTCGCGTGCGGACTACACCAACCAGAACGGCGAGACGCTGGCCACAAACGTGGAAGCCAACGTGTATCTGAAGTGA
- a CDS encoding CaiB/BaiF CoA transferase family protein: protein MSTSPKPLPLEGIRVLDFGQFVAIPFCTLWLGQLGAEIISIESSSRLTARGAPPFEEGQEGNRNASGYFNSLYATKKSLTLDLATQEGKRIVHELVAVCDVVVENFATGVIEKLGFGYDVLARINPGIVMISNGAFGRTGPMKDGRGLHSTVNLFSGVADVTGYVDSGPRIMGSVLPDPLSGIYAAFAILAALEHRTHTGLGQYVDVAMYEAMLTLIPEAVIDLTMNGVEPRRVGNRDRQKAPHGIYPAAGEDRWLALSIADDQSWQAFCNVVGRTDLASDARFANAPARLKNVEALDAEVASCTSAHDLYEMVVQLQTAGVMAGPVLRSDELLDNPQLDARGMVVSIDHPVANRHRHLGLPWTMDSLGTRSTRAPLLGEHSREIIIGLLGRTEAEYEQMERDRILTWLPLRAGTPPGPPAAFRNRRGLHGLSIHHHGTGRARHRNGDVE, encoded by the coding sequence ATGAGCACCTCCCCCAAGCCACTGCCGCTCGAAGGCATTCGCGTGCTCGATTTCGGGCAGTTCGTGGCGATCCCCTTCTGTACGCTCTGGCTCGGTCAGCTGGGCGCGGAGATCATTTCGATAGAGTCGAGCTCGCGTCTCACGGCGCGCGGCGCACCGCCGTTCGAGGAGGGGCAGGAAGGCAACCGCAACGCAAGCGGCTACTTCAACAGCCTTTACGCCACCAAGAAGAGCCTCACGCTGGACCTCGCGACACAAGAGGGGAAGCGGATCGTTCACGAACTCGTCGCGGTGTGCGACGTCGTCGTCGAGAATTTCGCCACGGGAGTGATCGAAAAGCTCGGCTTCGGCTACGATGTGCTGGCGCGCATCAATCCCGGAATCGTGATGATCTCCAACGGCGCATTCGGCAGAACGGGACCGATGAAGGATGGGCGCGGCCTGCATTCGACGGTCAACCTGTTCAGCGGCGTTGCGGATGTCACCGGCTATGTCGATAGCGGGCCGCGGATCATGGGCAGCGTGCTGCCCGACCCGCTGAGCGGTATCTACGCCGCCTTTGCCATACTGGCCGCTCTGGAACATCGTACACATACGGGGCTCGGCCAGTATGTCGACGTCGCCATGTACGAGGCGATGCTCACGCTGATACCCGAAGCTGTCATCGACCTCACGATGAACGGCGTGGAGCCGCGCCGCGTCGGAAACCGCGACAGGCAAAAGGCCCCGCACGGTATTTATCCGGCGGCTGGCGAGGATCGTTGGCTGGCATTGAGCATTGCGGACGACCAGTCATGGCAGGCGTTCTGCAACGTTGTGGGACGCACCGACCTCGCTTCCGATGCACGCTTCGCCAATGCGCCGGCGCGTCTGAAGAATGTCGAGGCGCTGGATGCCGAAGTCGCGTCCTGCACGTCGGCACACGATCTCTACGAGATGGTGGTCCAGCTCCAGACTGCGGGCGTGATGGCAGGCCCTGTGCTTCGCTCCGACGAGCTGTTGGATAATCCCCAGCTCGATGCGCGGGGCATGGTTGTCAGCATCGACCATCCCGTAGCGAACCGCCATCGCCACCTCGGTCTTCCGTGGACCATGGACAGCCTGGGTACGCGGTCAACCCGCGCACCGCTGCTAGGCGAGCACAGTCGGGAAATCATCATCGGATTGCTCGGGCGAACCGAGGCCGAATACGAGCAGATGGAACGCGACCGAATACTCACATGGCTTCCTTTGCGCGCTGGGACGCCACCAGGCCCTCCAGCTGCGTTTCGGAATAGACGGGGACTACATGGGCTATCGATACATCATCACGGAACAGGACGAGCACGGCATCGTAACGGTGACGTTGAATGA
- a CDS encoding ABC transporter substrate-binding protein, whose translation MRIDPSDTTKLVPDLAESYEVSEDGLTVTYKIKSGVKFHDGGDLVIDDVVFSINRIRNPPTGINSPRKNTFSNIAEVEAADANTLKVTLKQPQADFPYLVSNPFNAIYPKRIAEPLDAEGVGMKRQIVGTGAFKLARAVDGQLYELVRNDDYFGGAPNLDGIQFFPIPGEIERSVALRGDRVDACFLFSSQAVISDLKKAEGLVVGDALTPTFVNLISNVLKKPFDDPRVREALSLAIDRTAFINTVGPLSGANFHSLGLLPPGSPYALTEEEVKQFAGYDTIPGLGGDIEANRARARELLKEAGVEPGYQLKLPTRGDLPVFRDSSINVAAQLNTIGFDASVEIMDVGAFVARELAGEFEVLVHSIAVAGALPDIILGDAYTSFGYRNYGKWKDDSIDALFRAQSGEADPEKRKELIRQQQLAFLGTYYHINMAWVGFGFAHTDRLKGWTPSNDGFSNMQMDKVWLES comes from the coding sequence ATGCGGATCGATCCCAGCGACACGACCAAGCTCGTCCCCGATCTCGCCGAAAGCTATGAAGTCTCCGAGGACGGACTCACCGTTACGTACAAGATCAAGTCGGGCGTGAAGTTTCACGACGGCGGCGATCTTGTGATCGACGACGTCGTCTTCAGCATCAACCGCATCCGGAATCCTCCCACGGGGATCAACAGTCCCCGCAAGAACACCTTCTCCAATATCGCGGAGGTCGAGGCTGCCGATGCCAACACTTTGAAGGTGACCCTGAAGCAGCCGCAGGCGGACTTCCCGTACCTGGTGAGCAACCCGTTCAATGCCATCTACCCGAAGCGCATCGCGGAGCCGCTCGACGCGGAAGGCGTGGGCATGAAGCGGCAGATCGTCGGGACAGGCGCGTTCAAGCTGGCCCGCGCGGTTGACGGACAGCTCTATGAACTCGTGCGCAACGACGACTACTTCGGCGGCGCGCCCAACCTCGACGGAATCCAGTTCTTCCCGATACCGGGCGAAATCGAGCGTAGCGTCGCCCTCCGCGGCGACCGCGTCGATGCCTGTTTCCTCTTCTCCAGCCAGGCGGTCATCAGCGACCTGAAGAAGGCAGAGGGGCTGGTCGTGGGCGATGCGCTGACGCCGACCTTCGTCAACCTGATTTCAAACGTGCTCAAGAAGCCGTTCGATGACCCGAGGGTCCGCGAGGCACTCTCGCTCGCGATCGACCGCACGGCCTTCATCAACACGGTCGGCCCGTTGTCCGGCGCGAACTTCCACAGCCTCGGCCTGTTGCCGCCCGGCAGCCCCTATGCGTTGACCGAAGAAGAGGTGAAGCAGTTCGCCGGCTACGACACCATCCCCGGACTCGGCGGCGACATCGAGGCGAACCGGGCCCGTGCACGTGAACTCCTGAAGGAGGCCGGGGTAGAGCCCGGCTACCAACTCAAGCTGCCGACGCGCGGCGACCTTCCAGTGTTCCGCGACTCTTCGATCAATGTTGCCGCGCAGCTCAACACGATCGGCTTCGATGCATCCGTGGAGATCATGGACGTCGGTGCCTTCGTGGCCCGCGAACTCGCCGGCGAGTTCGAAGTCCTCGTCCATTCGATCGCGGTAGCCGGTGCGCTGCCCGACATCATCCTCGGCGACGCATATACGAGCTTCGGCTACCGCAACTACGGGAAGTGGAAGGACGATTCCATCGACGCCCTGTTCCGCGCCCAGTCGGGCGAAGCCGATCCGGAGAAGCGTAAGGAGTTGATCCGGCAGCAGCAGCTCGCCTTCCTCGGGACGTACTATCACATCAATATGGCATGGGTCGGCTTTGGGTTCGCCCATACCGACCGGCTGAAGGGTTGGACGCCGTCCAACGATGGCTTCAGTAATATGCAGATGGATAAGGTCTGGCTTGAAAGCTAG
- a CDS encoding ABC transporter permease has product MSALIRRHPLGTFGAVVLAIMTFGGVFAPWLAPYDPTVGDATALYHPPSATYLLGTDAFGRDTLSRLLYGARTSLIIGFGSSMLGVVLGTAVGILGGYFGGWFDAVSQRIMDALLAFPLLLLALAISAVLGPSTINVIIALGIPIIPRTARIARAGTLSLRHTTFIEAARATGCTDSRIIFRHILPNILGSLLVIATAYLGLVIVQEAALDYLGAGIQEPQSSWGLMMSGSATTLALVAPWVVIFPGLAILLTVLASNLLGDAVRDEFDPKMSRNL; this is encoded by the coding sequence TTGAGCGCCTTGATACGGCGCCACCCGTTGGGGACCTTCGGCGCAGTGGTGCTGGCGATCATGACGTTCGGCGGGGTTTTTGCTCCATGGCTTGCACCCTACGATCCGACGGTCGGCGACGCTACGGCGCTCTACCACCCGCCGAGCGCAACATATCTGCTCGGTACGGATGCGTTCGGGCGCGACACGCTCTCCCGCTTGCTCTACGGCGCACGTACTTCGCTCATCATCGGTTTCGGCTCCAGCATGCTCGGTGTTGTGCTCGGCACCGCGGTGGGCATTCTGGGAGGCTATTTCGGCGGCTGGTTCGATGCCGTCAGCCAGCGCATCATGGATGCGTTGCTGGCATTCCCGCTCCTGCTCCTGGCGCTTGCCATCAGCGCCGTGCTCGGACCCTCGACGATCAACGTTATCATCGCGCTGGGCATCCCCATCATCCCGCGGACCGCGCGGATTGCGCGAGCGGGCACGCTGTCGCTCAGGCACACGACCTTCATCGAGGCAGCTCGCGCCACGGGATGCACCGACTCGCGCATCATCTTCCGTCACATCCTGCCCAACATACTGGGATCCCTGCTCGTCATAGCGACCGCCTATCTGGGCCTTGTCATCGTCCAGGAGGCGGCGCTGGACTACCTCGGCGCCGGAATCCAGGAGCCGCAATCGTCGTGGGGCCTGATGATGTCGGGATCGGCGACGACCCTGGCGCTCGTGGCGCCGTGGGTCGTCATCTTCCCCGGCCTTGCCATACTCCTCACGGTCCTCGCCTCGAACCTTCTGGGCGACGCGGTGCGCGACGAATTCGATCCGAAGATGTCGCGCAACCTCTGA
- a CDS encoding Rid family hydrolase, whose protein sequence is MTRQTLQPEYFPYLDYRRFAFSLGVIADSGIWMSGCTAVRHEADTNKMVVDGGLVEQAEIVFDKIRLCLDPARKGLGDITRVVRYIRSDVLADVPALDALQRSLLGPSVVSTDIVVKRLLREHALLEVEAFVPGVHGFQHLPSVFGATGEDAERALGDVMRDGATVLRQTQFVAPGEKAPALTLPEGHAAIICPCLSNGGEGVQIETTIARPGPSNVVFLSVTGDPALDGIGAQCRDAYERLGRMLDAAGSSFDDVLKTTEFITPEALTSYRDTAQVRRDMFSEPFPAATGVVCEGLTRPGALIVVEVAAQVHPGVAG, encoded by the coding sequence ATGACCCGGCAGACCCTGCAGCCAGAATACTTCCCTTATCTGGACTATCGGCGCTTCGCCTTCTCGTTGGGCGTGATTGCCGACAGCGGCATCTGGATGTCGGGGTGCACGGCTGTGCGCCACGAAGCCGACACCAACAAGATGGTGGTGGACGGAGGCCTGGTCGAGCAGGCGGAAATCGTGTTCGACAAGATAAGGCTGTGCCTGGACCCGGCCCGAAAAGGGCTCGGCGACATCACACGCGTCGTGCGTTACATCCGTTCCGACGTGCTTGCGGATGTTCCGGCTCTCGATGCGCTGCAGCGCAGCCTGCTCGGCCCGTCGGTCGTTTCCACGGACATAGTCGTCAAGCGGCTGCTGCGCGAGCACGCGCTCCTCGAAGTCGAGGCCTTCGTACCGGGAGTGCATGGCTTTCAGCACTTGCCGTCCGTGTTCGGCGCGACGGGCGAAGATGCAGAACGGGCGCTCGGCGATGTGATGCGAGACGGCGCCACCGTGTTGCGCCAGACGCAGTTCGTGGCGCCTGGCGAAAAGGCACCGGCACTGACTTTGCCGGAGGGTCACGCCGCCATCATATGTCCCTGCCTTTCGAACGGCGGCGAAGGCGTTCAGATCGAGACGACGATTGCACGGCCAGGTCCGTCAAACGTGGTCTTCCTTTCCGTTACCGGCGATCCCGCGCTTGATGGCATAGGCGCTCAATGCAGGGACGCATACGAGCGCCTCGGGCGGATGCTCGATGCGGCCGGCAGCAGCTTCGACGACGTCCTCAAGACGACGGAGTTCATCACTCCGGAGGCACTGACCTCCTACCGGGACACGGCACAGGTCCGTCGGGACATGTTCTCCGAGCCGTTTCCCGCTGCGACCGGCGTGGTCTGCGAAGGCCTCACGAGGCCGGGTGCGCTGATCGTCGTGGAAGTGGCGGCGCAGGTGCATCCGGGAGTTGCCGGATGA
- a CDS encoding ABC transporter permease, which translates to MLRYGLFRLLSGLVTLLLVAAIVFVIARIIPGDAAIILSGGDSVAGSAEDLELVRERLGLNLPIPVQFFIWLGDVAAYDLGTSLRTGNPVMQDIAQRFPFTLQIVLMAMVIAVVLGVPAGVMAARYVGSWGDRLLQTLCVLALAAPSFWVGILIILALVTVFNWSAPLFWEPFWSDPAASIAQTIWPALAVGLRQVSLISRMTRSIMLDVLNEDYIRTARSKGLSEANVIFRHGLRNGLLPLVTLIGFEFAALFGALIVTETVFNVPGLGQYVVTSIANRDYPALQAIVLILASIVVLGNILVDFAYGWLDPRVRLAGRSK; encoded by the coding sequence ATGCTCAGATACGGACTCTTTCGGCTTCTCTCAGGATTGGTGACCCTGCTCCTGGTTGCCGCGATCGTCTTCGTCATCGCCCGGATCATTCCGGGCGATGCGGCGATCATCCTCTCCGGGGGCGACTCCGTTGCGGGGAGCGCGGAAGATCTCGAACTGGTGCGGGAACGGCTGGGCCTGAACCTGCCGATCCCCGTGCAATTCTTCATCTGGCTCGGCGATGTCGCGGCGTACGACCTCGGAACGTCCCTGCGCACGGGCAATCCCGTGATGCAGGACATCGCGCAACGGTTCCCGTTCACGCTTCAGATCGTCCTCATGGCGATGGTAATCGCGGTCGTCCTGGGCGTGCCGGCCGGCGTGATGGCAGCGCGCTATGTCGGCTCCTGGGGCGACCGGCTGCTGCAGACGTTATGCGTGCTCGCACTCGCAGCCCCGTCCTTCTGGGTGGGCATCCTGATTATCCTCGCGCTGGTCACGGTCTTCAACTGGAGCGCACCGCTGTTCTGGGAGCCGTTCTGGTCGGACCCAGCCGCCAGCATCGCGCAGACGATCTGGCCGGCGCTTGCGGTCGGCCTGCGTCAGGTGAGCCTGATCTCCCGCATGACGCGTTCGATCATGCTCGATGTGCTGAACGAGGACTACATTCGCACCGCGCGCTCGAAGGGCCTGTCTGAAGCCAACGTCATCTTCCGCCACGGACTTCGGAACGGCCTGCTGCCGCTCGTGACCCTGATCGGCTTCGAGTTCGCCGCCCTGTTCGGCGCGCTGATTGTAACAGAGACGGTGTTCAACGTGCCCGGCCTCGGCCAGTACGTCGTCACGTCAATTGCCAACCGCGACTATCCGGCACTCCAAGCGATCGTCTTGATCCTGGCCAGCATCGTGGTGCTGGGCAACATCCTCGTCGACTTCGCCTATGGCTGGCTCGATCCGCGCGTTCGGCTCGCAGGCAGGTCGAAATGA